From Zingiber officinale cultivar Zhangliang chromosome 5B, Zo_v1.1, whole genome shotgun sequence, the proteins below share one genomic window:
- the LOC121985870 gene encoding metal transporter Nramp5-like isoform X3 gives MESSVSQKETHQQTSGWKRFLAHVGPGFLVSLAYLDPGNLETDLQAGANHRYELLWVILIGLIFALIIQSLSANLGVTTGKHLAELCKAEYPIFIKYCLWLVAELAVIAADIPEVIGSAFALNILFHIPVWTGVLLTGLSTLILLGLQRYGMRKLELLISILVFLMAACYFGELVYVKPPAAEVMKGMFVPRLQGDSATGDAISLLGALVMPHNLFLHSALVLSRKTPPSAKGINDACRYFLLESGLALFVALLINIAVVSVSGTVCATTDLSTEDSDRCSDLTLNSASFLLKNVLGKSSSILYGISLLASGQSSTITGTYAGQYIMQGFLEIKMRIWLRNLITRCIAICPSLIVAIIGGTTGSGRLIIIASFSPSNCPLPSSLSSSSAAAASRWGLTRTPST, from the exons ATGGAGAGCTCAGTGAGCCAAAAAGAAACCCACCAACAG ACATCAGGATGGAAAAGATTTCTTGCTCATGTTGGCCCAGGTTTCCTTGTCTCATTGGCCTACCTTGATCCTGGAAATT TGGAGACTGATCTGCAAGCTGGAGCAAACCACAGATACGAACTCTTATGGGTGATACTAATCGGTCTGATTTTTGCACTCATTATCCAATCATTGTCAGCAAATCTAGGAGTGACTACAG GGAAGCACCTGGCTGAATTGTGCAAAGCAGAATACCCTATATTTATAAAGTATTGCCTCTGGTTGGTGGCAGAGCTAGCGGTGATTGCTGCTGATATACCTGAAG TGATCGGATCAGCCTTTGCTCTCAACATCTTGTTCCATATTCCAGTTTGGACAGGAGTTCTTTTGACCGGATTGAGCACCCTGATACTGCTTGGATTACAAAGATATGGG ATGAGAAAGCTTGAACTGTTGATCTCAATTTTAGTGTTTTTGATGGCTGCCTGTTACTTTGGGGAGCTGGTCTACGTGAAGCCACCTGCAGCAGAGGTGATGAAGGGCATGTTTGTCCCAAGACTGCAGGGAGATAGTGCCACCGGAGACGCCATTTCCCTCCTGGGCGCGCTTGTCATGCC GCACAATTTGTTTCTACATTCAGCACTGGTGCTCTCAAGGAAGACGCCACCTTCCGCCAAAGGAATCAAC GATGCCTGTAGATATTTTTTGCTGGAGAGTGGCTTAGCTTTGTTCGTGGCGTTGCTCATCAACATCGCAGTAGTCTCAGTCTCCGGAACTGTGTGCGCTACCACTGATCTCTCAACTGAAGATTCCGATAGATGTAGTGATTTGACCTTGAACTCTGCGTCTTTCTTACTCAAG AATGTGCTGGGCAAATCAAGCTCCATCCTCTATGGAATTTCTTTATTGGCTTCCGGCCAAAGCTCTACAATCACAGGCACATACGCTGGCCAATATATCATGCAG GGTTTTCTGGAAATCAAAATGAGAATATGGTTGCGAAACCTTATAACAAGATGCATTGCAATCTGTCCCAGTCTTATCGTAGCCATTATCGGAGGAACAACAGGATCAGGGAGGCTTATAATCATAGCATCG TTCTCTCCTTCGAACTGCCCTTTGCCCTCATCCCTCTCCTCAAGTTCAGCAGCAGCAGCGTCAAGATGGGGCCTCACAAGAACTCCATCTAC ATAA
- the LOC121985870 gene encoding metal transporter Nramp5-like isoform X1 — MESSVSQKETHQQTSGWKRFLAHVGPGFLVSLAYLDPGNLETDLQAGANHRYELLWVILIGLIFALIIQSLSANLGVTTGKHLAELCKAEYPIFIKYCLWLVAELAVIAADIPEVIGSAFALNILFHIPVWTGVLLTGLSTLILLGLQRYGMRKLELLISILVFLMAACYFGELVYVKPPAAEVMKGMFVPRLQGDSATGDAISLLGALVMPHNLFLHSALVLSRKTPPSAKGINDACRYFLLESGLALFVALLINIAVVSVSGTVCATTDLSTEDSDRCSDLTLNSASFLLKNVLGKSSSILYGISLLASGQSSTITGTYAGQYIMQGFLEIKMRIWLRNLITRCIAICPSLIVAIIGGTTGSGRLIIIASIVLSFELPFALIPLLKFSSSSVKMGPHKNSIYIIVVSWVLGLGVIGINIYYLSTSFVTWIIHSSFPKPVTVLIGVVVFPAMAFYVISLIYLMYRRDRTMTFDEKLEVSVEQGGHEVRD; from the exons ATGGAGAGCTCAGTGAGCCAAAAAGAAACCCACCAACAG ACATCAGGATGGAAAAGATTTCTTGCTCATGTTGGCCCAGGTTTCCTTGTCTCATTGGCCTACCTTGATCCTGGAAATT TGGAGACTGATCTGCAAGCTGGAGCAAACCACAGATACGAACTCTTATGGGTGATACTAATCGGTCTGATTTTTGCACTCATTATCCAATCATTGTCAGCAAATCTAGGAGTGACTACAG GGAAGCACCTGGCTGAATTGTGCAAAGCAGAATACCCTATATTTATAAAGTATTGCCTCTGGTTGGTGGCAGAGCTAGCGGTGATTGCTGCTGATATACCTGAAG TGATCGGATCAGCCTTTGCTCTCAACATCTTGTTCCATATTCCAGTTTGGACAGGAGTTCTTTTGACCGGATTGAGCACCCTGATACTGCTTGGATTACAAAGATATGGG ATGAGAAAGCTTGAACTGTTGATCTCAATTTTAGTGTTTTTGATGGCTGCCTGTTACTTTGGGGAGCTGGTCTACGTGAAGCCACCTGCAGCAGAGGTGATGAAGGGCATGTTTGTCCCAAGACTGCAGGGAGATAGTGCCACCGGAGACGCCATTTCCCTCCTGGGCGCGCTTGTCATGCC GCACAATTTGTTTCTACATTCAGCACTGGTGCTCTCAAGGAAGACGCCACCTTCCGCCAAAGGAATCAAC GATGCCTGTAGATATTTTTTGCTGGAGAGTGGCTTAGCTTTGTTCGTGGCGTTGCTCATCAACATCGCAGTAGTCTCAGTCTCCGGAACTGTGTGCGCTACCACTGATCTCTCAACTGAAGATTCCGATAGATGTAGTGATTTGACCTTGAACTCTGCGTCTTTCTTACTCAAG AATGTGCTGGGCAAATCAAGCTCCATCCTCTATGGAATTTCTTTATTGGCTTCCGGCCAAAGCTCTACAATCACAGGCACATACGCTGGCCAATATATCATGCAG GGTTTTCTGGAAATCAAAATGAGAATATGGTTGCGAAACCTTATAACAAGATGCATTGCAATCTGTCCCAGTCTTATCGTAGCCATTATCGGAGGAACAACAGGATCAGGGAGGCTTATAATCATAGCATCG ATAGTTCTCTCCTTCGAACTGCCCTTTGCCCTCATCCCTCTCCTCAAGTTCAGCAGCAGCAGCGTCAAGATGGGGCCTCACAAGAACTCCATCTAC ATAATTGTGGTCTCATGGGTGCTTGGCTTGGGTGTGATTGGGATCAACATCTACTACTTGAGCACGAGCTTCGTCACTTGGATCATCCACAGCAGCTTCCCGAAGCCTGTGACGGTTTTGATTGGGGTCGTTGTCTTCCCTGCGATGGCATTTTATGTGATCTCTTTGATCTACTTGATGTATAGAAGGGACAGGACGATGACCTTTGACGAGAAGTTGGAGGTTTCGGTGGAACAAGGAGGGCATGAAGTCAGAGACTGA
- the LOC121985870 gene encoding metal transporter Nramp5-like isoform X2 encodes MESSVSQKETHQQTSGWKRFLAHVGPGFLVSLAYLDPGNLETDLQAGANHRYELLWVILIGLIFALIIQSLSANLGVTTEYPIFIKYCLWLVAELAVIAADIPEVIGSAFALNILFHIPVWTGVLLTGLSTLILLGLQRYGMRKLELLISILVFLMAACYFGELVYVKPPAAEVMKGMFVPRLQGDSATGDAISLLGALVMPHNLFLHSALVLSRKTPPSAKGINDACRYFLLESGLALFVALLINIAVVSVSGTVCATTDLSTEDSDRCSDLTLNSASFLLKNVLGKSSSILYGISLLASGQSSTITGTYAGQYIMQGFLEIKMRIWLRNLITRCIAICPSLIVAIIGGTTGSGRLIIIASIVLSFELPFALIPLLKFSSSSVKMGPHKNSIYIIVVSWVLGLGVIGINIYYLSTSFVTWIIHSSFPKPVTVLIGVVVFPAMAFYVISLIYLMYRRDRTMTFDEKLEVSVEQGGHEVRD; translated from the exons ATGGAGAGCTCAGTGAGCCAAAAAGAAACCCACCAACAG ACATCAGGATGGAAAAGATTTCTTGCTCATGTTGGCCCAGGTTTCCTTGTCTCATTGGCCTACCTTGATCCTGGAAATT TGGAGACTGATCTGCAAGCTGGAGCAAACCACAGATACGAACTCTTATGGGTGATACTAATCGGTCTGATTTTTGCACTCATTATCCAATCATTGTCAGCAAATCTAGGAGTGACTACAG AATACCCTATATTTATAAAGTATTGCCTCTGGTTGGTGGCAGAGCTAGCGGTGATTGCTGCTGATATACCTGAAG TGATCGGATCAGCCTTTGCTCTCAACATCTTGTTCCATATTCCAGTTTGGACAGGAGTTCTTTTGACCGGATTGAGCACCCTGATACTGCTTGGATTACAAAGATATGGG ATGAGAAAGCTTGAACTGTTGATCTCAATTTTAGTGTTTTTGATGGCTGCCTGTTACTTTGGGGAGCTGGTCTACGTGAAGCCACCTGCAGCAGAGGTGATGAAGGGCATGTTTGTCCCAAGACTGCAGGGAGATAGTGCCACCGGAGACGCCATTTCCCTCCTGGGCGCGCTTGTCATGCC GCACAATTTGTTTCTACATTCAGCACTGGTGCTCTCAAGGAAGACGCCACCTTCCGCCAAAGGAATCAAC GATGCCTGTAGATATTTTTTGCTGGAGAGTGGCTTAGCTTTGTTCGTGGCGTTGCTCATCAACATCGCAGTAGTCTCAGTCTCCGGAACTGTGTGCGCTACCACTGATCTCTCAACTGAAGATTCCGATAGATGTAGTGATTTGACCTTGAACTCTGCGTCTTTCTTACTCAAG AATGTGCTGGGCAAATCAAGCTCCATCCTCTATGGAATTTCTTTATTGGCTTCCGGCCAAAGCTCTACAATCACAGGCACATACGCTGGCCAATATATCATGCAG GGTTTTCTGGAAATCAAAATGAGAATATGGTTGCGAAACCTTATAACAAGATGCATTGCAATCTGTCCCAGTCTTATCGTAGCCATTATCGGAGGAACAACAGGATCAGGGAGGCTTATAATCATAGCATCG ATAGTTCTCTCCTTCGAACTGCCCTTTGCCCTCATCCCTCTCCTCAAGTTCAGCAGCAGCAGCGTCAAGATGGGGCCTCACAAGAACTCCATCTAC ATAATTGTGGTCTCATGGGTGCTTGGCTTGGGTGTGATTGGGATCAACATCTACTACTTGAGCACGAGCTTCGTCACTTGGATCATCCACAGCAGCTTCCCGAAGCCTGTGACGGTTTTGATTGGGGTCGTTGTCTTCCCTGCGATGGCATTTTATGTGATCTCTTTGATCTACTTGATGTATAGAAGGGACAGGACGATGACCTTTGACGAGAAGTTGGAGGTTTCGGTGGAACAAGGAGGGCATGAAGTCAGAGACTGA
- the LOC121985871 gene encoding CDPK-related protein kinase-like isoform X1, protein MKSRQSLLDRLCEGGELLERILSRGGRYSEEDAKAIVIQILSVIAFCHLQGVVHRDLKPENFLFTTRDENAQMKLIDFGLSDFVKPVYKSQVLQS, encoded by the exons ATGAAGTCAAGGCAGTCATTATTGGACAG ATTATGTGAAGGTGGAGAATTATTAGAAAGAATTTTATCCAG AGGTGGAAGGTACTCAGAGGAGGATGCAAAAGCTATAGTTATTCAAATACTGAGTGTAATCGCCTTTTGTCATCTTCAAGGTGTTGTGCATCGTGATTTAAAGCCAGAG AATTTTCTTTTCACCACTAGAGATGAAAATGCTCAGATGAAGTTGATTGATTTTGGCCTTTCCGATTTTGTTAAACCAG tttacaaatctcaagtactccagagttga
- the LOC121985871 gene encoding CDPK-related protein kinase-like isoform X2, whose translation MELCEGGELLERILSRGGRYSEEDAKAIVIQILSVIAFCHLQGVVHRDLKPENFLFTTRDENAQMKLIDFGLSDFVKPVYKSQVLQS comes from the exons ATGGA ATTATGTGAAGGTGGAGAATTATTAGAAAGAATTTTATCCAG AGGTGGAAGGTACTCAGAGGAGGATGCAAAAGCTATAGTTATTCAAATACTGAGTGTAATCGCCTTTTGTCATCTTCAAGGTGTTGTGCATCGTGATTTAAAGCCAGAG AATTTTCTTTTCACCACTAGAGATGAAAATGCTCAGATGAAGTTGATTGATTTTGGCCTTTCCGATTTTGTTAAACCAG tttacaaatctcaagtactccagagttga